Proteins co-encoded in one Apteryx mantelli isolate bAptMan1 chromosome 4, bAptMan1.hap1, whole genome shotgun sequence genomic window:
- the DIO2 gene encoding type II iodothyronine deiodinase, which yields MGLLSVDLLITLQILPVFFSNCLFLALYDSVILLKHMVLFLSRSKAARGEWRRMLTSEGLRCVWNSFLLDAYKQVKLGGEAPNSSVIHVANGSDGSTNSWKSVGGKCGTKCHLLDFANSERPLVVNFGSATUPPFTNQLSAFSKLVEEFSGVADFLLVYIDEAHPSDGWAAPGISSSSFEVKKHRNQEDRCAAAHQLLERFSLPPQCQVVADCMDNNANVAYGVSFERVCIVQRQKIAYLGGKGPFFYNLQEVRLWLEQNFSKR from the exons ATGGGGCTGCTAAGTGTGGATTTGCTGATCACGCTGCAGATCTTGCCGGTTTTTTTCTCCAACTGCCTCTTTCTTGCCCTGTATGACTCCGTGATCCTCCTGAAGCACATGGTGCTGTTCCTGAGCCGCTCCAAGGCTGCGCGCGGCGAGTGGCGGAGGATGCTCACCTCGGAGGGGCTGCGCTGCGTCTGGAACAGCTTCCTCCTGGACGCCTACAAGCAG GTCAAACTGGGAGGAGAAGCCCCAAACTCCAGTGTAATCCACGTAGCCAAtggcagtgatggcagcactaaCAGCTGGAAGAGTGTTGGTGGGAAGTGTGGAACCAAATGCCACCTTCTGGATTTTGCCAACTCAGAGAGGCCACTGGTGGTCAACTTTGGTTCAGCTACCTGACCACCATTCACAAACCAGCTGTCGGCCTTCAGCAAGCTGGTGGAGGAGTTCTCTGGTGTGGCTGACTTTCTGTTGGTCTACATTGATGAGGCTCACCCATCTGATGGCTGGGCCGCCCCTGGAATTTCCTCTTCTTCATTTGAAGTTAAGAAACACAGGAACCAGGAAGACCGATGTGCAGCCGCTCACCAGCTCCTAGAACGGTTTTCCTTGCCACCTCAATGCCAAGTAGTTGCTGACTGCATGGACAACAATGCCAATGTGGCCTATGGGGTTTCATTTGAGCGAGTGTGCATTGTGCAGAGACAAAAAATTGCCTACCTGGGAGGCAAAGGCCCCTTTTTCTACAATCTCCAGGAGGTTCGGCTTTGGCTGGAACAAAATTTCAGCAAAAGATGA